The Peribacillus sp. FSL E2-0218 genome contains a region encoding:
- a CDS encoding 3-oxoacid CoA-transferase subunit A — MIQKKYESAAKAIADLQDGATLLVGGFGGSGLPSHLVGALTKQGAKDLTVVSNNIGAVRDGVAALISNDQVRKIICSFPVGPHANELIQRIKDGSIELEIVPQGTLAERIRAGGAGVPAFYTPTAAHTELGEGKETRMFNEGLHLLEHAIKGDYAFIKAHRADRWGNLVYHKTQRNFNPVMATAAKTTIAEVDEIVEVGEIDPETIVTPSVYVHRLVKLEAKSDGRVLLHE; from the coding sequence ATGATCCAAAAGAAATATGAAAGCGCAGCAAAAGCTATTGCTGATTTGCAAGATGGAGCAACCCTGCTTGTGGGCGGATTTGGCGGAAGCGGGCTGCCATCACACCTTGTTGGAGCCCTTACAAAGCAAGGGGCAAAGGATTTGACTGTCGTATCCAATAATATTGGCGCAGTTCGTGATGGCGTTGCGGCCCTTATCAGCAATGACCAAGTCCGCAAGATCATTTGCTCTTTCCCTGTCGGCCCCCACGCCAACGAATTGATTCAGCGAATCAAGGATGGGAGCATCGAACTGGAAATAGTTCCTCAAGGAACATTGGCGGAGCGTATCCGTGCTGGCGGAGCAGGCGTCCCGGCTTTTTATACCCCGACGGCAGCGCACACCGAACTAGGGGAAGGCAAGGAAACGCGTATGTTCAATGAGGGGCTACATCTCTTGGAACATGCAATAAAAGGTGACTACGCTTTTATAAAGGCACACCGGGCAGATCGCTGGGGCAATCTTGTTTACCATAAAACACAGCGCAACTTCAATCCGGTAATGGCGACGGCTGCAAAAACTACAATCGCTGAGGTAGATGAAATCGTGGAAGTTGGGGAAATCGATCCAGAGACAATCGTAACTCCAAGCGTATACGTGCATCGATTAGTTAAACTGGAAGCAAAAAGCGATGGGAGGGTTTTATTGCATGAGTGA
- a CDS encoding 3-oxoacid CoA-transferase subunit B, giving the protein MSEDKREIGWTKLELASRVALDLEDGWFVNLGIGLPTLVADVIPEGREIILHSENGLLGLGPKPEPGEEDMDLVNAGKEPITLKPGGSFFSQSESFAMIRGGHLDAAVLGAFQVSMHGDLASWKLPDAPLGRVGGAMDLTVGSKRVFLCMQHMSKGVPKIVEECSYPLTAPRCVNRIYTNLAVIDVTEDGLFVHELAPGVTFEHVQDCTAAPLKIRASSHVKAEFLEVKK; this is encoded by the coding sequence ATGAGTGAAGACAAGCGGGAGATAGGTTGGACCAAGCTGGAACTGGCATCCCGAGTAGCATTGGACTTGGAAGATGGATGGTTCGTAAACCTTGGCATCGGGCTGCCGACCCTTGTGGCTGATGTGATCCCGGAAGGTCGTGAAATCATCCTCCATAGCGAGAATGGACTTCTGGGGCTGGGTCCAAAGCCAGAACCAGGTGAAGAGGACATGGATTTAGTGAATGCCGGCAAGGAACCAATTACATTAAAACCTGGCGGCAGCTTTTTCTCACAATCAGAATCTTTTGCCATGATACGCGGAGGACACCTTGATGCAGCCGTGCTTGGGGCATTCCAAGTGTCGATGCATGGTGATCTTGCCAGTTGGAAATTACCTGACGCACCCTTGGGGCGTGTTGGTGGTGCGATGGATTTGACTGTTGGCAGTAAGCGTGTCTTCCTTTGTATGCAGCATATGAGTAAGGGCGTGCCGAAAATCGTTGAGGAATGTTCGTATCCACTGACGGCTCCGCGCTGTGTAAACCGCATTTATACAAACCTGGCGGTGATCGACGTGACGGAGGATGGTCTTTTCGTTCATGAACTCGCCCCAGGCGTTACGTTCGAACATGTCCAGGACTGTACGGCCGCTCCCCTCAAGATCCGTGCATCAAGTCATGTAAAAGCAGAGTTTTTGGAGGTAAAGAAATGA
- a CDS encoding thiolase domain-containing protein, with the protein MTIKGRAYIAGAFEHPMRKAPDKSVSAIHAECAKGALADAGLSFADVDGYFCAGDAPGGVHSMVDYLGLDVRHADGTDTGGSSYIAHVSHAAQAIISGKCNVALITMGGRPRSEGRSGVKQKIVGANVPEAPFELTYGPTAVNEYAMATMRHMHEYGTTSEQLAWVKVAASHHAKHNPNAMLRDVVTIEDVLSSPMIADPLHRLDCCVVSDGGGAIIVVSPEIAKSLNRPLIRVLGAGESSKGLLGGKADLTYSGAVRSGASAFAEAGVNSQDIKYASIYDSFTITVLMQLEDLGFCKKGEGGKFVADGNLISGVGKLPINTDGGGLNNNHPSGRGGMIKLIEAVRQLRGESHPKVQVNNCDLALVHGTGGGLASRHGSATLILERV; encoded by the coding sequence ATGACTATAAAAGGAAGGGCCTATATCGCGGGAGCATTCGAACATCCAATGCGTAAAGCCCCTGATAAGTCGGTTTCAGCCATACATGCTGAATGTGCCAAAGGTGCATTGGCTGATGCTGGACTCTCATTTGCAGATGTCGATGGCTATTTCTGTGCGGGTGACGCACCTGGAGGCGTCCACTCCATGGTCGATTACCTAGGCCTTGATGTCCGGCATGCAGATGGGACAGATACAGGGGGGTCTTCATATATTGCGCACGTTTCACATGCCGCCCAGGCGATAATATCTGGAAAATGCAATGTTGCCTTGATCACGATGGGGGGCCGTCCCCGCTCAGAAGGAAGAAGCGGTGTAAAACAAAAGATTGTCGGAGCAAATGTCCCTGAAGCACCTTTTGAACTAACTTATGGTCCGACAGCTGTAAATGAGTATGCAATGGCTACCATGCGTCATATGCACGAATATGGTACAACAAGTGAACAGCTTGCATGGGTAAAAGTTGCAGCTTCCCATCATGCCAAGCATAACCCAAATGCGATGCTGCGTGATGTAGTAACCATAGAAGATGTGCTTTCTTCCCCCATGATTGCCGATCCATTGCATCGATTGGATTGCTGTGTGGTCAGTGATGGCGGCGGTGCTATTATTGTCGTAAGCCCTGAAATTGCCAAAAGCCTCAATCGTCCCCTTATCAGGGTGTTGGGTGCAGGAGAATCATCCAAGGGGCTTTTGGGAGGCAAGGCTGATCTTACTTATAGTGGTGCAGTACGGTCGGGGGCATCAGCTTTTGCCGAAGCCGGGGTAAATTCACAAGATATTAAGTATGCATCAATCTATGATAGCTTTACGATCACGGTGTTGATGCAGCTTGAGGATTTAGGTTTCTGCAAAAAGGGCGAAGGCGGTAAATTCGTTGCCGATGGAAACCTGATTTCTGGTGTTGGCAAACTTCCCATCAATACAGATGGCGGCGGGTTGAATAACAACCATCCTTCGGGTCGAGGCGGCATGATTAAACTGATAGAGGCTGTGCGGCAACTCCGTGGAGAGTCACATCCAAAGGTCCAGGTGAACAATTGTGATCTTGCACTGGTTCATGGTACTGGTGGCGGCCTCGCAAGTCGACATGGCAGTGCAACATTGATCTTGGAAAGGGTGTGA
- a CDS encoding CocE/NonD family hydrolase, whose product MIITKDARILMRDGLHIAADIYRPEGTGKVPALLALSPYGKELQAQALTLPPQARPSHLWNGAIEAGDIREVVSRGYAHIIADVRGTGASEGQMCGNYNSGGHGDGKDIYDLVEWLAEQDWCDGNIGMIGISYFASVQILGAAEHPPHLKAIFANGGHFDLYELCYHGGIMWLMPRASREGRGGDSGNAFTNVASKSSKIFTKEELKQKTQDRLRDPDIAHWSDFVHLLHYQDRHELWMDYLLNPLDGEFWKADSAIEVAHKITIPTYFQAKWGRGWNVEGTIECFEQVSGIKKLDIQALPPMLERPFHECHDEMFRWYDYWLKGIDTGIMEEPAVQFSVEGSNKWRGEDHWPLPFEEKKEFFLRPRHKISDNPEPLASEYAHPDGFYQAPLTVTTTSEKIKWTSDRFLEPVEMTGTGALYVHVEIDTDDTNLIAKLYDVNPSGTRTLMTSGYLKASHRELDVEKSKFGEPWHPHDRGVPVTPGEIIEYAIRLYPFSFLIKPGHRIELELACNEPLDREDAKMLPPDSYHLPSGRATMHKIYRDKDHQSRLVLPVIPKESNVLNNPTDVVYGKAKK is encoded by the coding sequence ATGATCATCACTAAGGATGCTCGCATTCTTATGCGTGACGGCTTGCATATCGCCGCAGATATATACCGTCCCGAAGGAACTGGTAAAGTACCAGCATTGCTTGCGCTTAGTCCATACGGCAAGGAATTGCAAGCACAAGCTTTAACTTTACCTCCACAAGCTCGCCCAAGTCATCTTTGGAACGGAGCGATTGAAGCTGGTGATATTCGTGAAGTGGTATCACGAGGGTATGCCCATATCATTGCCGACGTGCGTGGTACAGGTGCCTCGGAAGGTCAGATGTGCGGGAATTATAACTCTGGCGGTCATGGCGATGGCAAAGACATTTACGACCTCGTTGAATGGTTGGCAGAGCAAGACTGGTGCGACGGCAACATCGGTATGATCGGCATTTCGTACTTTGCATCAGTGCAAATATTAGGAGCAGCCGAACACCCTCCACACTTAAAGGCAATCTTTGCAAATGGGGGGCACTTCGACCTTTATGAACTTTGCTATCACGGAGGGATTATGTGGTTAATGCCGCGTGCCTCTCGTGAAGGGCGCGGTGGTGATAGCGGTAATGCATTCACCAATGTAGCGAGCAAGAGCTCAAAAATATTCACTAAGGAAGAGCTTAAACAAAAAACGCAAGATCGTTTACGTGATCCTGATATCGCACATTGGTCGGATTTCGTCCACCTGCTTCATTATCAAGATCGTCATGAACTATGGATGGATTATTTATTAAATCCACTTGATGGCGAGTTCTGGAAAGCGGATTCTGCAATAGAAGTCGCCCATAAAATAACGATTCCCACTTACTTTCAAGCGAAATGGGGCCGGGGCTGGAACGTCGAAGGTACAATCGAATGCTTCGAACAAGTATCTGGCATAAAAAAGCTCGATATCCAGGCACTGCCCCCAATGCTGGAGCGTCCCTTCCACGAATGCCACGACGAAATGTTCCGGTGGTATGATTACTGGTTAAAAGGAATCGATACAGGTATTATGGAGGAGCCGGCAGTTCAGTTTTCAGTAGAAGGCTCTAATAAATGGCGCGGTGAAGACCACTGGCCATTGCCATTTGAAGAGAAGAAAGAGTTCTTCTTACGTCCACGGCACAAAATTAGTGATAATCCTGAGCCATTGGCTTCTGAATATGCCCATCCGGATGGGTTCTATCAAGCGCCATTAACGGTAACGACAACATCTGAGAAAATTAAATGGACAAGTGATAGATTCCTCGAACCTGTTGAAATGACAGGAACAGGTGCCTTATATGTACATGTTGAAATCGATACGGACGATACGAACCTTATCGCAAAGCTTTATGATGTAAACCCAAGCGGAACACGTACCTTGATGACTTCTGGCTATTTGAAAGCATCCCATCGGGAATTGGATGTGGAAAAATCGAAATTTGGCGAGCCATGGCACCCGCATGACCGGGGAGTACCAGTAACGCCCGGTGAAATCATCGAGTACGCGATTCGTTTATATCCATTCTCCTTCTTAATTAAACCTGGTCATCGAATTGAATTGGAGCTTGCATGTAACGAACCGCTGGATAGGGAGGATGCCAAGATGTTGCCCCCTGATAGCTATCATTTACCTAGTGGCCGTGCAACAATGCATAAAATCTATCGAGATAAAGATCATCAATCCCGTTTAGTGTTGCCAGTCATTCCAAAGGAGTCCAATGTTTTGAACAACCCTACTGATGTTGTATATGGGAAAGCAAAAAAGTGA
- a CDS encoding aryldialkylphosphatase: MGKVNTVLGPIASEDLGITAMHEHIGFGLPGCDLDTQWWKKPEEAFDVTIQKLRRFREHGGKTFVDCTGIGNGRDIEYFQVLSRRTGVNIVAVTGFVAGDSALPYFRNKTVEYLTNLFIHEITVGIDGTSAKAGAVKVGVSREGLSELDQRIYRAAARAAVKTGVPIITHLSTEPELAIDIFESEGLPLNRVLMGHADVGQDADEERDKMIASRGGYVGFDTIGYDKEMENAPYWSRPRQDRVKHFLSFLEKGFLERAVISADANCCALGWPGLKGHSVNYLFEEFIPDLRKAGVAEDVFDQLLVRTPANFLTMQEPSLKANPLSNNDIGCVPIIKS; the protein is encoded by the coding sequence ATGGGGAAGGTAAATACGGTTTTAGGTCCGATCGCGTCAGAAGATCTAGGAATCACTGCAATGCATGAACATATTGGTTTTGGTCTTCCTGGATGTGACTTGGATACTCAGTGGTGGAAAAAGCCTGAAGAAGCATTTGACGTTACCATTCAAAAGTTGCGGCGCTTTCGTGAACATGGCGGTAAAACATTCGTTGATTGTACAGGCATCGGAAATGGGCGTGACATCGAATATTTCCAGGTGCTTTCTCGCAGAACTGGCGTCAATATCGTGGCCGTTACAGGTTTTGTAGCAGGGGATTCAGCGTTGCCCTATTTCCGTAACAAAACAGTTGAGTATTTGACAAACTTATTCATACATGAAATCACGGTGGGGATCGATGGTACAAGCGCAAAAGCTGGCGCTGTTAAAGTAGGCGTCAGCCGAGAAGGCTTAAGTGAACTGGATCAACGCATCTATCGGGCAGCTGCACGTGCTGCAGTGAAAACAGGTGTCCCAATCATTACACACTTATCAACAGAACCGGAACTGGCGATTGACATTTTTGAATCCGAAGGGTTGCCTCTAAATCGTGTACTAATGGGCCATGCAGATGTTGGTCAAGATGCCGATGAAGAGCGTGATAAAATGATCGCAAGCCGAGGCGGATATGTAGGTTTCGACACGATTGGTTACGACAAGGAGATGGAAAATGCGCCATATTGGTCACGTCCCCGTCAAGACCGTGTTAAGCATTTTCTTTCTTTCCTCGAAAAAGGCTTTCTTGAACGGGCTGTGATTTCAGCCGATGCTAACTGCTGTGCACTAGGCTGGCCAGGGTTAAAGGGACACTCTGTAAACTACTTGTTTGAAGAATTCATCCCCGACCTTCGGAAAGCCGGTGTCGCTGAAGATGTATTTGACCAATTATTAGTACGTACTCCTGCAAATTTCCTTACCATGCAAGAACCTAGTTTGAAAGCAAATCCGTTATCAAATAACGATATTGGATGTGTTCCTATTATCAAAAGCTGA
- a CDS encoding FAD-dependent monooxygenase produces the protein MMNRENKPFIVIGGGIGGLATALGIAETKQYVKVLEQAPEFGEIGAGIQLAANATNVLQRLGVMDKINEIAVFPKRLVLMDAFSGKELSALDLGNVYKERYGAPYVVLHRSDLHKVLAEACESNPFIELVTNQTIIEAEEHGGEVSVTAADGAQHIGTAVIGADGLWSNARKLLVEDQPVCSQYVAYRGAIPMDEVTSHGDLDDVYMWIGPNLHLVQYPVRRGELYNQVVVFKSSQYTKENEQTNHWGTPDEMDRVFAGTCELVQNAISFIQRQRRWPMYDRLPIDNWTKGRITLMGDAAHPMLQYLAQGACQALEDAAYLTDMLHKHDQDIEQAFMEYQEERIPRTANVQSSARMWGEIIHNTTDAGILLRDTILSSRTGKDFKFIDEFHGYNKKARESII, from the coding sequence ATGATGAACAGAGAAAATAAGCCATTCATTGTTATCGGCGGTGGAATAGGCGGATTGGCAACGGCTCTTGGCATTGCAGAAACGAAACAATATGTCAAAGTGTTGGAACAAGCGCCTGAATTTGGGGAAATTGGTGCAGGAATTCAACTGGCTGCGAACGCAACCAATGTGTTACAGCGCTTGGGTGTGATGGATAAAATTAACGAAATTGCAGTCTTTCCGAAAAGGTTGGTACTGATGGATGCTTTCTCGGGCAAGGAGCTTTCCGCCTTGGATTTAGGTAATGTTTATAAAGAAAGATATGGGGCGCCGTACGTTGTTTTGCACCGTTCCGATCTGCATAAAGTACTGGCAGAAGCCTGTGAAAGCAACCCGTTCATCGAGCTGGTGACCAACCAGACCATCATTGAAGCGGAGGAACATGGCGGTGAAGTTTCCGTTACTGCTGCGGACGGAGCCCAACATATCGGAACGGCCGTAATCGGTGCAGATGGATTATGGTCAAATGCGCGTAAACTGCTAGTGGAAGATCAACCGGTCTGCTCGCAATATGTGGCTTATCGGGGAGCGATTCCGATGGATGAGGTAACAAGCCATGGAGATTTGGATGATGTGTATATGTGGATCGGGCCAAATCTTCATCTTGTTCAATATCCGGTTAGAAGGGGAGAACTGTACAATCAAGTAGTGGTCTTCAAGAGCTCTCAATACACAAAAGAAAATGAACAAACCAATCACTGGGGAACACCGGATGAAATGGATCGTGTTTTTGCAGGGACTTGCGAGCTTGTCCAAAATGCAATTTCATTCATTCAACGTCAACGTCGCTGGCCGATGTATGACCGCCTGCCAATTGATAATTGGACTAAAGGCAGGATTACGCTTATGGGGGATGCTGCTCATCCGATGCTTCAATACTTGGCGCAAGGAGCCTGCCAGGCTTTAGAGGATGCAGCTTATTTGACGGATATGCTGCACAAGCATGATCAGGACATTGAACAAGCTTTCATGGAGTATCAAGAAGAACGCATTCCTCGAACGGCAAATGTTCAGAGCAGTGCAAGAATGTGGGGGGAAATCATCCACAATACGACTGACGCCGGCATTCTCCTCCGGGATACCATCCTATCAAGTCGCACGGGTAAGGATTTCAAATTCATTGATGAATTCCATGGATATAATAAAAAGGCCCGTGAAAGCATCATTTGA
- a CDS encoding Zn-ribbon domain-containing OB-fold protein: protein MAANESRIMAIPETHPEHEEYWRAAAEGKLIIKHCESCGEYHHYPRVLCPFCKSGKTTWKEAKGTGTIYTYSVMRKGSPYVIAFVTLDEGPRMMTNIIDCDLDELHIDQRVKVAFMQSGNQNNPGPCVPCFTPSMTENS, encoded by the coding sequence ATGGCAGCCAATGAATCCAGAATAATGGCAATACCGGAAACCCATCCAGAACATGAAGAATATTGGAGGGCAGCTGCAGAAGGTAAATTAATCATTAAACACTGTGAATCTTGTGGTGAATATCATCATTATCCACGTGTGCTATGCCCGTTTTGCAAAAGCGGAAAAACGACATGGAAAGAAGCGAAAGGAACGGGGACAATATACACATATAGTGTTATGCGAAAAGGGAGCCCATATGTGATCGCCTTCGTCACGCTAGATGAAGGTCCTAGGATGATGACGAATATTATCGACTGTGATTTGGACGAACTTCACATTGATCAACGAGTGAAAGTGGCATTCATGCAAAGTGGCAATCAAAATAACCCTGGTCCGTGTGTACCATGCTTCACTCCCTCTATGACTGAAAATAGCTAG
- a CDS encoding aryldialkylphosphatase, with protein sequence MVEHVEHRSGSVRTVLGLVPAQELGVVLIHESLLSVMPGAEYAPEIDMDKSKIFDILHRKLTEFRRSGGKTIVDHRGMFHGRDVKLYETLSKTTGVHIVASTGLGPERMLSGYFTTPQTHPPTPWPAEQFAGLFIKEVMEGIVVPRVERSGPAGIVTSIATQSGIVQIEENLFRGCAQTGMATGVPVSLQYGANALKDLEMVLSEGIEPHRVIIGGLDRLDAVKRKEAFAVAERGAYVALDHVGWSTREGYIDDRERARLIAELFEKGLGERVLISTNAVGCAKGHETKDMDFNYLLVQFVPILRQAGVLNEEIRILLEENPQRVLAVDAPATVKRETAAGSKQK encoded by the coding sequence ATGGTAGAACATGTAGAACATCGTTCGGGCTCTGTTCGGACGGTACTGGGATTGGTGCCAGCTCAAGAACTAGGCGTTGTGCTTATTCATGAATCACTTCTTTCTGTTATGCCTGGAGCGGAATATGCTCCGGAAATTGATATGGACAAGAGTAAGATTTTTGATATCTTACATCGTAAATTAACGGAATTCCGTCGCAGTGGCGGAAAAACGATTGTAGATCATCGCGGGATGTTCCATGGCCGTGACGTCAAGCTTTATGAAACGCTTTCCAAGACGACAGGGGTACATATCGTAGCTTCAACAGGCTTAGGACCAGAACGGATGCTAAGTGGGTATTTCACTACCCCGCAAACTCATCCACCAACACCTTGGCCAGCTGAACAATTTGCTGGTTTGTTTATAAAAGAGGTGATGGAAGGAATTGTCGTTCCGCGTGTGGAACGATCAGGTCCTGCAGGGATTGTGACATCCATTGCAACTCAAAGTGGGATTGTCCAAATTGAAGAGAATCTTTTCCGCGGCTGTGCACAAACTGGAATGGCAACAGGAGTGCCGGTATCCTTGCAATATGGTGCAAATGCCCTGAAAGATTTGGAAATGGTATTAAGCGAAGGCATTGAACCGCACCGCGTCATCATCGGGGGACTTGACCGTTTGGATGCAGTTAAACGTAAAGAAGCGTTTGCTGTGGCGGAACGTGGTGCGTATGTTGCTTTAGACCATGTTGGCTGGTCTACACGAGAAGGCTATATAGATGATAGGGAGCGTGCTCGGTTAATTGCAGAACTATTCGAAAAAGGCCTAGGTGAACGTGTCTTGATTTCAACGAATGCCGTTGGCTGTGCAAAAGGTCATGAAACAAAGGATATGGACTTCAATTACCTACTAGTACAATTCGTTCCGATCCTGCGTCAAGCAGGAGTATTGAATGAAGAAATCCGTATATTGTTAGAAGAAAATCCGCAGCGTGTACTGGCTGTTGATGCCCCTGCAACTGTCAAAAGGGAAACTGCCGCGGGATCAAAGCAAAAATAA
- a CDS encoding MBL fold metallo-hydrolase, with protein sequence MDSVRIIPIECKFGPTSAYVYFLDAPEPALIDTGIASSASCEIETVLAEHGFRIDDIRWILLTHGHVDHLGGASKVWEKTGGCAKVVIPKKEAYLLRDRTKHITDYNRLQGKYLDPEIQEKHAAILMNDIGGNLEPTVEVVDADMISLGGDVSITVVETPGHSIGSVTYVLDGLGWAFAADAVQIYGGAQSGIPTIEHPALYRQSIRHLLEEVRPKRLYLGHHFLDGKGKVLSQQFVGDEVTAVLKESLEMDAKLAHAVRRHVNGNAPTNDNIGMYGPFRSIAAELNYTGNPSHLPCAFFVTLNGYEEELIGTHNT encoded by the coding sequence ATGGATTCGGTACGCATCATTCCGATCGAATGTAAATTTGGACCGACCTCTGCTTATGTCTATTTTCTCGACGCACCCGAGCCAGCACTTATCGATACCGGCATTGCCTCTTCGGCTTCCTGTGAAATCGAAACAGTCCTTGCCGAGCATGGCTTTAGAATCGACGATATCCGCTGGATTCTCCTAACCCACGGCCATGTTGACCATTTAGGAGGTGCCAGCAAGGTATGGGAGAAAACCGGTGGCTGTGCAAAAGTTGTTATTCCAAAAAAGGAAGCCTATTTACTGCGAGATCGGACAAAACATATCACTGATTATAATCGTCTTCAAGGAAAATACCTGGACCCTGAAATCCAGGAGAAGCATGCGGCGATTCTAATGAATGATATCGGCGGGAATTTGGAACCAACGGTAGAGGTAGTTGATGCCGATATGATTTCACTTGGCGGAGACGTATCGATCACGGTAGTGGAAACACCAGGACACTCAATCGGATCTGTGACTTACGTGCTTGATGGCTTGGGATGGGCATTTGCAGCTGATGCTGTGCAAATATACGGAGGGGCACAGAGTGGGATTCCTACGATTGAACACCCCGCTTTATATCGACAAAGCATACGGCATCTTCTTGAGGAGGTCCGCCCGAAGCGCCTTTACTTAGGTCATCACTTCCTTGACGGTAAGGGAAAGGTGCTCAGTCAGCAATTTGTCGGAGACGAGGTTACCGCGGTTCTTAAAGAGAGTCTTGAGATGGACGCGAAGTTAGCTCATGCTGTCCGTCGGCATGTGAACGGAAATGCCCCAACCAATGACAATATTGGGATGTATGGGCCCTTTCGATCAATTGCAGCTGAATTGAATTATACAGGCAATCCAAGTCACCTGCCTTGTGCTTTCTTTGTTACACTGAATGGATATGAAGAAGAATTGATTGGTACCCATAATACATGA
- a CDS encoding GntR family transcriptional regulator, which yields MIKKYTIDRSSSVPIYKQIKEILIKELQAAEGVTGRPFSTEQELVQRFHVSRAPVRQALKELANEGYVYRERAKGTFPVQALPVRPQGLELGGLVGFLRDQGLECTSKILSVDRVLPTEKLCAILGLEPSDTVLRTSRLILLKGKPLVWTQTYLAVSEDFLPNAQELEEAESVFVLLEREQGIFISRGDHLICASGANAMEAEILGINSGDPALIIETKLYSRNDRLIGWRRAVHIADDYKFSFTVNR from the coding sequence ATGATAAAAAAATATACGATTGATCGTAGTTCATCTGTGCCCATTTATAAACAAATCAAGGAAATCCTCATTAAAGAGCTTCAGGCTGCAGAAGGGGTGACAGGGCGTCCGTTCAGCACCGAGCAAGAGCTTGTCCAACGTTTTCATGTGAGCCGGGCTCCTGTACGCCAAGCACTGAAGGAATTGGCCAATGAGGGTTACGTGTACCGGGAGCGGGCGAAAGGCACCTTCCCTGTTCAGGCACTTCCTGTTCGTCCTCAAGGACTGGAGTTAGGGGGATTGGTTGGTTTCCTTCGCGATCAAGGATTGGAATGCACTTCAAAAATATTAAGTGTGGATCGTGTGTTGCCTACTGAGAAACTGTGCGCAATCCTTGGACTCGAGCCGAGTGATACTGTTTTGAGAACATCTCGATTAATCTTGCTTAAAGGGAAGCCGCTAGTATGGACTCAAACCTACCTTGCCGTCTCGGAGGACTTCCTGCCAAACGCACAGGAACTTGAGGAAGCTGAAAGTGTTTTCGTGCTTCTTGAGAGAGAACAGGGGATTTTCATTTCCCGTGGTGACCACCTGATCTGCGCGTCAGGTGCGAATGCTATGGAGGCGGAGATTCTCGGCATCAACAGCGGCGACCCAGCTCTCATTATAGAGACGAAGCTGTATTCCAGAAATGATCGCCTCATCGGGTGGAGAAGGGCAGTTCATATAGCGGACGATTATAAGTTTTCTTTCACCGTAAACCGTTAA